In Zunongwangia profunda SM-A87, the following proteins share a genomic window:
- a CDS encoding DUF4138 domain-containing protein, giving the protein MKKYILTKAALLVFIMTSAQTQEKLDTIYANEYKNVALFFPEEISQGITGAEHFVFTYNREKQQHFGLLQAKPGRESNLLVIGTNGSVFSYILKYKKQLSRLNYFIPEAERIGKEKPVVKDSVKDKKPQKNLNKKEDHYRRFCSYLLSKKQHIGRIKKRKNGIILSVENIVYNKEQLYFVIEIENRSSLDYDLNFLNLAIETRKKGKKKSLQRLYQDPVFKYNLPAKIGKKQTVRLVYVMPKFSLSKERRAILELNEKDGERNLKLKISHRFINNPN; this is encoded by the coding sequence ATGAAAAAGTATATTTTAACCAAGGCCGCTCTACTTGTTTTTATTATGACCAGTGCACAAACCCAGGAAAAACTGGACACTATTTACGCTAATGAGTACAAGAATGTTGCGCTATTTTTTCCAGAGGAAATTAGCCAGGGTATTACCGGTGCTGAGCATTTTGTCTTTACCTACAACCGGGAAAAGCAGCAACACTTCGGACTGCTGCAGGCCAAGCCCGGCAGAGAAAGTAATTTACTTGTTATCGGAACAAATGGTTCGGTATTCTCCTATATCCTGAAGTATAAGAAACAGCTTTCCCGGCTGAACTATTTTATCCCTGAAGCGGAAAGGATTGGAAAAGAAAAGCCAGTTGTCAAGGATTCAGTTAAGGACAAAAAACCGCAAAAGAACTTAAACAAGAAGGAAGATCATTACCGCAGATTCTGCAGCTACCTGCTGAGTAAAAAGCAACACATAGGCCGCATAAAAAAACGCAAGAACGGTATTATTTTAAGTGTTGAGAATATCGTTTATAATAAGGAGCAGCTCTATTTTGTGATCGAAATTGAGAATAGATCCAGCCTGGATTATGATCTTAATTTCTTAAACCTGGCGATTGAAACCCGCAAAAAGGGAAAGAAGAAATCCTTACAACGCTTATACCAGGATCCGGTTTTCAAGTACAACTTGCCGGCTAAGATTGGAAAAAAACAAACGGTAAGATTGGTTTATGTGATGCCAAAATTTTCCTTGTCTAAAGAAAGGAGGGCGATATTGGAACTTAATGAAAAGGATGGGGAACGTAATTTAAAACTAAAGATCTCCCATCGGTTTATTAATAATCCTAATTGA
- a CDS encoding Fic family protein: MSETNRIEYKRELSDGLEKEVVAFLNYREGGIIYIGIDKEGRTFGVKDPDSVQLKIKDRVRNNIRPSALGLFDIVTEERDGNDILKIIVASGSEKPYHLKKFGMSEKGCFIRLGSAAEPMSQKLIEELFATRTRNSIGKIKAHRQDLRFEQLHIYYQEKQKPLNKQFRKNLELTTTGGDLNYAAYLLADENNVSVKLAKYKGNTRVDLVESNEYGYCSLIKATKSVLDKMNLENRTITKITHSERKEHRLWNAIALREAIINAFVHNDYTREIAPKFEIFSDRIEITSAGSLPDGLSKNEFFEGFSIPRNKELMRIYKDLDLVEQLGSGIPRILESYSKDSFRFSENFLRMVFPASEEVFDKTTNETPQVTLQETPQVTPQVQDLLNVINGEDSRSELQYHLGLSDRENFRKNYLQPALAEGLIEMTIPEKPQSSKQRYRLTGRGAKARKI; encoded by the coding sequence ATGAGTGAGACCAACCGTATAGAATATAAAAGGGAGCTTTCCGATGGTTTGGAGAAAGAAGTTGTTGCTTTTTTAAATTATCGTGAAGGCGGTATTATCTATATAGGGATTGATAAGGAAGGAAGAACTTTTGGGGTGAAAGATCCTGATAGTGTGCAATTGAAAATTAAGGATAGGGTAAGGAACAATATACGGCCTTCTGCACTTGGGTTATTTGATATTGTAACTGAGGAACGGGATGGGAATGATATTCTGAAAATCATCGTAGCAAGCGGTTCAGAAAAACCTTACCATCTCAAAAAATTTGGAATGAGTGAAAAAGGTTGTTTTATACGGCTTGGTTCTGCGGCAGAGCCTATGTCACAAAAACTCATTGAAGAACTTTTTGCCACACGTACCCGAAATTCTATCGGAAAAATAAAAGCACACCGACAGGATTTAAGGTTTGAGCAACTTCATATATATTACCAGGAAAAACAAAAGCCCCTCAACAAACAATTCAGAAAAAATTTAGAGCTAACTACGACAGGAGGAGACTTGAATTATGCAGCATATTTATTAGCAGATGAAAATAATGTTTCTGTTAAATTAGCTAAGTATAAAGGGAATACACGGGTCGATTTAGTTGAAAGTAATGAATATGGTTACTGCTCTTTAATAAAAGCCACTAAGAGCGTATTGGATAAAATGAACTTGGAAAATCGAACGATTACCAAAATCACCCACAGTGAACGAAAAGAACATCGTCTTTGGAATGCCATTGCACTGCGGGAAGCCATTATAAATGCCTTTGTCCATAATGATTACACTCGTGAAATAGCTCCAAAGTTTGAAATTTTTAGTGATCGGATAGAAATCACTTCTGCAGGTTCTTTACCGGATGGCTTAAGTAAAAATGAATTTTTTGAAGGTTTTTCGATTCCCCGCAACAAAGAATTAATGCGCATTTATAAAGACCTAGATTTGGTAGAACAACTTGGATCGGGGATCCCCAGAATATTAGAATCCTATAGTAAAGATTCCTTCCGTTTCTCCGAGAACTTTTTACGAATGGTTTTTCCAGCTTCAGAAGAAGTTTTTGATAAAACTACTAATGAAACCCCGCAAGTAACCCTGCAAGAGACCCCGCAAGTAACCCCGCAAGTTCAGGATCTCTTAAATGTGATTAATGGTGAAGATAGCAGAAGTGAGTTGCAATATCATTTAGGACTTTCCGATAGAGAAAATTTTAGAAAAAATTATTTGCAACCTGCACTTGCCGAAGGCTTGATTGAAATGACCATTCCCGAGAAACCACAAAGTAGTAAACAGCGTTATAGACTGACTGGCAGGGGTGCAAAAGCCAGAAAAATTTAA
- a CDS encoding type IV secretory system conjugative DNA transfer family protein → MDIENLVRLLLIIGLVSILFYICFRLINRFAFILNLLLIVTLGIYGVQDNQWIPALLFLGCPLLLINTLMYVFLHKGENNKKIDRKYQVGFTTTNGKFKLENIKRGVSVIGSAGSGKTESVVYGFLKHFQKENFCGVIHDYKDFELTEMAYPLFKDREIPFKIISFDKIIHRVNPIAPRYLENEESVNEVSRVLVENLLEQRESGTSGTTKFFNDAAEGLIGGLIWKLKTDYPKFCTLPHLIATYQYLDTDSLIQFLETNTTSRAMADAFISGKDSERQTAGVKSTLANALKRISTQQIFMVLSKDEVPLNINSEENPAVISVVNNPKYEASYSPVIATIIHTITKQMSVRNSKASFLLMEEAPTLRLLNMHRIPATLRSYDIATIYVMQDKIQNDMMYGDKASKAILSNLSYQFFGKVNDPDTAKYYERFFEIVKKPTTSVNRGYSLDFDTRVTTGEKEIPKIRADVFFRLNQGEFITYADGKDKKVQFRLQNIRRDLPSAKDQKPYSKADLESNFERVYKEAKSIFDQ, encoded by the coding sequence ATGGACATAGAAAATCTTGTTAGACTGCTTCTGATCATCGGGCTGGTAAGCATATTGTTCTATATATGTTTTAGGCTGATCAACCGCTTTGCTTTTATTTTGAATTTATTGCTGATAGTGACCCTTGGCATTTATGGGGTCCAGGATAACCAGTGGATTCCGGCTTTATTATTCCTGGGGTGTCCGTTGCTCCTAATCAATACCCTGATGTATGTATTTTTACATAAGGGTGAGAATAATAAAAAGATCGATAGAAAATACCAAGTCGGTTTTACGACCACCAACGGAAAATTTAAACTGGAGAATATTAAACGCGGTGTTTCCGTTATTGGCTCTGCCGGAAGCGGGAAGACCGAAAGCGTGGTGTATGGCTTTTTAAAGCATTTTCAAAAGGAAAATTTTTGTGGGGTGATTCACGACTATAAGGACTTTGAGCTTACCGAAATGGCCTATCCCCTTTTTAAGGACCGGGAAATTCCCTTTAAGATTATTTCCTTTGATAAAATCATCCATCGGGTGAATCCCATAGCTCCACGATACCTGGAAAATGAGGAAAGCGTCAATGAAGTCTCCCGGGTCCTAGTGGAAAACCTACTTGAACAACGAGAGTCAGGTACCTCGGGGACTACAAAATTTTTTAATGATGCCGCAGAAGGGCTAATCGGGGGACTGATCTGGAAATTAAAAACGGATTACCCGAAGTTTTGTACGCTCCCGCACCTTATCGCTACCTACCAGTACCTGGATACCGATAGCCTGATCCAGTTTTTGGAAACCAATACCACCTCCCGAGCAATGGCCGATGCCTTTATCAGTGGGAAAGATTCTGAGCGGCAAACGGCCGGTGTAAAAAGTACCCTGGCCAATGCGCTTAAAAGGATCAGTACCCAGCAGATTTTTATGGTGCTTTCTAAAGATGAGGTTCCGCTTAATATTAATAGTGAAGAAAACCCTGCAGTTATTTCCGTAGTGAACAATCCAAAATACGAAGCTTCCTACTCTCCGGTAATAGCCACTATTATCCATACCATAACTAAACAAATGAGTGTGCGAAACTCCAAAGCTTCCTTCCTACTGATGGAAGAAGCCCCCACCCTTCGTTTGTTGAATATGCACCGGATCCCGGCAACCCTGAGGAGTTATGATATCGCTACTATTTATGTAATGCAGGATAAGATCCAAAATGATATGATGTATGGGGATAAAGCTAGTAAGGCTATTTTAAGCAACCTGTCCTACCAGTTCTTTGGAAAGGTAAATGACCCCGACACCGCCAAATACTACGAGCGCTTTTTTGAAATTGTAAAGAAACCTACCACCAGTGTCAACCGCGGGTATAGCCTTGATTTTGATACCCGAGTAACAACCGGGGAGAAGGAAATCCCAAAAATCCGTGCCGATGTTTTCTTTCGCCTGAACCAGGGAGAATTTATAACCTATGCAGATGGAAAGGATAAAAAGGTACAGTTTAGATTGCAGAATATTAGGCGCGATCTGCCTTCGGCTAAAGATCAAAAACCTTATTCCAAAGCTGATTTGGAATCTAATTTTGAGCGGGTGTATAAGGAGGCCAAGTCTATATTTGACCAGTAA
- the mobB gene encoding MobB family relaxase → MYITITPQKLGGNYSQSSAGFVSYLEKENEGIEEGVKEHFFNQYEDAITPEKVVKEIDNNTSKLKKKEPKFYSITVSPSKYELKRLQSSSKDLKKYTRELMKDYVACFNREIDGRPINVNDIKYYAKIEHSRSFKGTDRQVRENQPYATKILQLKSEIRKIETELMQGSIQKREKEIEKLETRAPHRQDGKRIVQGMPKAGNQSHIHIIVSRKDASNSVSLSPGSKYKASEVNFNGKTVKRGFDRDRFFEKAEKTFDKTFGYQRNFVETYTARKEFIKNPNHYFTALMGLPANEKALAFKLIRESGIPMMPSIPTSQAQVALKIFNRLKKGVELAVKSSSIGI, encoded by the coding sequence ATGTATATCACGATCACTCCCCAAAAATTAGGTGGGAATTACTCCCAAAGTTCGGCCGGTTTTGTTAGCTACCTGGAAAAAGAAAATGAAGGGATAGAAGAAGGGGTAAAGGAACATTTCTTTAATCAATATGAGGATGCCATTACCCCTGAGAAAGTCGTCAAAGAAATTGATAATAATACCTCCAAGCTCAAAAAGAAAGAACCCAAGTTCTATTCCATTACCGTTAGCCCTTCCAAATATGAATTAAAACGCCTACAAAGCAGTAGTAAGGATCTAAAAAAGTACACCCGGGAATTGATGAAGGATTATGTGGCCTGCTTTAACCGTGAAATAGACGGAAGGCCAATTAATGTCAATGATATTAAATATTACGCTAAAATTGAACATAGCCGGAGTTTTAAAGGTACAGATCGCCAGGTTCGCGAAAACCAACCTTATGCCACTAAAATCCTTCAACTCAAAAGTGAAATCCGAAAAATAGAAACCGAGCTGATGCAGGGAAGTATTCAAAAACGGGAAAAGGAAATTGAGAAACTGGAAACCAGGGCACCACACCGGCAAGATGGTAAGCGAATTGTACAGGGGATGCCCAAAGCAGGAAACCAAAGCCATATTCATATTATCGTAAGTAGAAAAGATGCTTCCAATTCGGTTAGCTTATCCCCGGGAAGTAAATACAAAGCTTCGGAAGTTAATTTTAATGGTAAGACCGTTAAACGCGGATTTGACCGGGACCGCTTTTTTGAAAAAGCAGAAAAGACCTTTGATAAAACCTTCGGCTATCAGCGCAATTTTGTGGAAACCTATACGGCTCGAAAGGAATTTATTAAAAACCCGAACCACTATTTTACCGCGCTAATGGGATTACCGGCTAACGAAAAAGCACTTGCTTTTAAACTTATCCGGGAATCAGGGATCCCGATGATGCCCAGCATTCCAACTTCCCAGGCACAAGTTGCCCTCAAAATTTTTAACAGGCTTAAGAAAGGGGTGGAGCTAGCCGTTAAATCAAGTTCAATCGGTATTTAA
- a CDS encoding BfmA/BtgA family mobilization protein, whose protein sequence is MDSFIGIRFKKETAKRFQEFSRTHFKSHTEALETMLEFFFYNEISPHEKLGPTGRTIEASFKKRINAVIAIMRDMEKTQTKPTAAMIASLFQTEAPPKKPLILEKKILREKKDGIPKQEQDGRGEKNFSDNNL, encoded by the coding sequence ATGGACTCATTTATTGGCATCAGGTTTAAAAAAGAAACAGCAAAACGTTTCCAGGAATTTTCAAGAACACACTTCAAATCACACACCGAAGCCCTGGAAACAATGCTGGAGTTTTTTTTCTATAATGAAATTTCCCCCCACGAAAAATTAGGGCCAACCGGCAGGACTATCGAAGCTTCTTTTAAGAAACGTATCAATGCGGTTATTGCCATTATGCGTGATATGGAAAAAACCCAAACCAAACCTACCGCGGCGATGATCGCCTCACTTTTCCAAACCGAAGCACCTCCAAAGAAACCCCTCATCCTGGAAAAGAAAATCCTCCGGGAGAAAAAAGATGGTATTCCCAAACAGGAACAAGATGGTAGGGGTGAAAAGAATTTTTCTGATAATAACCTTTAA
- a CDS encoding JAB domain-containing protein, with protein MKTKVSEIKIAYRSRVKLSEAPKIKSSATAADVLYSNWDKDEIEVSESFKLLLLNNNNRVKGIFEVSRGGITYTLVDLRLIFGVILKSLSTAVILCHNHPSGTLLPSNPDKDLTRKIKNAAGLFDIKVLDHLILTPGGDYYSFADNGML; from the coding sequence ATGAAAACCAAAGTTAGTGAAATAAAAATAGCCTATCGCAGCAGGGTAAAACTTAGTGAAGCACCAAAAATAAAATCTTCCGCTACCGCTGCCGATGTCCTTTATTCCAATTGGGATAAAGATGAAATAGAAGTGAGCGAGAGTTTTAAACTCCTTCTGCTCAACAACAATAACCGTGTAAAAGGGATTTTTGAAGTGTCCAGAGGCGGGATTACCTATACCCTTGTGGATCTGCGCCTTATTTTCGGAGTTATCCTAAAGAGCCTTAGTACAGCGGTTATCCTTTGCCATAATCACCCCTCGGGAACGCTACTACCAAGTAACCCCGACAAAGACCTTACCCGTAAAATTAAAAATGCCGCTGGGTTATTTGATATCAAAGTGTTGGATCATTTGATTTTAACGCCCGGTGGAGATTACTATAGTTTTGCCGATAATGGCATGCTTTAA
- a CDS encoding single-stranded DNA-binding protein, giving the protein MSTLRNKVQLIGNVGQTPEIRNLESGKKVASFSIATNEFYKNSKGEKVQDTQWHNVVTWGKQAELIEKYVDKGKEVAIRGKLTSRSYETQSGEKRYVTEILVNEILFLGNKENADQ; this is encoded by the coding sequence ATGAGTACGCTTAGAAACAAAGTTCAGTTAATCGGAAATGTGGGACAAACCCCGGAAATCAGAAATCTTGAAAGTGGTAAAAAAGTAGCCAGCTTTTCAATTGCAACCAATGAATTCTATAAAAATTCAAAAGGAGAAAAAGTACAGGATACGCAATGGCACAATGTTGTGACATGGGGAAAACAGGCGGAGCTTATCGAGAAATATGTTGATAAAGGTAAAGAAGTGGCCATCCGTGGCAAACTAACTTCCAGGTCCTATGAAACCCAAAGCGGGGAGAAACGATATGTTACCGAAATTTTGGTGAATGAAATCCTATTCCTTGGAAACAAGGAAAACGCAGACCAGTAA
- a CDS encoding DUF1440 domain-containing protein: protein MKISNILFAFAGSMGSGYLATKVMEKVSMKLFELGPQKDQEKEEEVRPGPPFKIAAKKTLKNLGFELNEDQEKMMGQVFHFGLGMGWAGLYPILKYTNSFSTTSNGLITGASLSLIVDEGITPALGFSAPNKKYPTSTHIRGFLAHLVYGVAVAVIYEGISGIVSKIDERR from the coding sequence ATGAAAATATCTAATATTTTATTTGCATTCGCAGGCAGTATGGGAAGTGGGTATTTAGCCACTAAAGTGATGGAGAAAGTGTCCATGAAGCTGTTTGAGTTAGGACCTCAAAAAGATCAAGAGAAAGAAGAAGAGGTAAGGCCAGGTCCTCCCTTTAAAATCGCGGCAAAAAAAACTCTTAAAAATTTGGGATTTGAATTAAATGAGGATCAGGAAAAAATGATGGGACAGGTTTTCCATTTTGGTCTGGGTATGGGATGGGCAGGTCTATATCCTATTTTAAAATACACCAATTCCTTCTCGACTACTTCTAATGGCTTGATTACGGGTGCTTCCCTTTCTCTAATTGTAGATGAAGGGATTACCCCTGCACTAGGTTTTAGTGCTCCAAACAAAAAATATCCTACATCTACCCATATACGCGGTTTTCTTGCACATTTGGTTTATGGTGTGGCAGTGGCGGTGATTTATGAGGGGATTTCCGGTATAGTGAGTAAAATTGATGAAAGGAGATAA
- a CDS encoding ArsR/SmtB family transcription factor: MSLEITCTRNEADHKQILRCKNTIDKSSSSFQTMSKILTLAGNEVRLKILFLLDMENELCPCDIADILEMSVPAVSQHIRKIKDAGIISSRREGQTLFYSLNDGGEKILSYIFQGIKQSKIAV, translated from the coding sequence ATGAGTTTAGAAATAACCTGTACCAGAAATGAAGCTGATCATAAGCAAATATTACGCTGTAAGAACACTATTGACAAATCTTCTTCCAGCTTTCAAACAATGAGTAAAATTTTAACGCTTGCGGGAAATGAGGTACGTTTAAAAATCCTTTTCCTGTTAGATATGGAAAATGAACTTTGTCCTTGTGATATCGCTGATATTTTGGAAATGAGCGTGCCGGCAGTTTCCCAGCATATCCGGAAAATCAAAGATGCCGGTATCATTTCGTCACGACGGGAAGGTCAAACCCTATTTTATTCTTTAAACGATGGAGGGGAAAAAATCCTTTCTTATATATTTCAAGGAATAAAACAATCTAAAATAGCCGTTTAA
- the merTP gene encoding mercuric transport protein MerTP, translating to MKTNSKSPKKNESSGLLGAGLLTAAAASLCCITPILALISGSAGIASSFSWMEPFRPYLIGITILVLAFAWYQKLKPKTQEEIDCACDEDEKPSFFKSKAFLGIVTIFSVLMLAFPYYSEIFYPDNKKDIVVVSQSDIQTIKFDVEGMTCAGCEESVKHAVNQLDGILDVIPSYENKNTEVKFDNTKTSKEDIEKAINSTGYKVVHK from the coding sequence ATGAAAACGAATTCTAAATCACCTAAAAAAAATGAATCCAGCGGACTTTTAGGAGCTGGATTGCTTACAGCGGCGGCGGCCTCACTTTGCTGTATCACACCGATATTGGCCTTGATTTCAGGCAGCGCCGGCATCGCCTCCTCTTTTTCCTGGATGGAACCCTTCAGACCATATCTTATTGGTATTACCATCTTAGTACTGGCTTTTGCCTGGTATCAAAAATTAAAACCAAAAACCCAGGAGGAGATAGACTGTGCCTGTGATGAAGACGAAAAGCCTTCTTTCTTTAAATCCAAAGCTTTTCTGGGTATAGTTACTATTTTCTCCGTGTTAATGTTGGCTTTTCCTTACTATTCTGAAATCTTTTATCCTGATAATAAAAAAGATATTGTAGTGGTGAGCCAGTCAGATATTCAAACTATAAAGTTTGATGTTGAGGGAATGACTTGTGCTGGTTGTGAAGAAAGCGTAAAACACGCAGTAAATCAATTGGATGGGATTTTAGATGTAATCCCTTCTTATGAAAATAAAAACACCGAGGTTAAATTTGATAATACAAAAACTTCTAAAGAAGATATTGAAAAAGCGATTAATTCTACCGGATATAAAGTGGTACATAAGTAA
- a CDS encoding heavy-metal-associated domain-containing protein: MKNLLVITVLVLSLTSFQVKAQQCCPTSKSQTIMEASINQQTTNTVKFKIDGITCAGCSNAIYNALKEVEGVVEHSVEYPGDIAIIKFENSKTNIETLKKIIEKKGYKVEKVIETTQNES, from the coding sequence ATGAAAAATCTATTAGTAATAACAGTTCTAGTTTTATCATTAACCTCATTCCAGGTTAAAGCGCAACAATGTTGCCCTACATCAAAAAGCCAAACAATAATGGAAGCAAGTATCAACCAGCAAACAACAAACACAGTTAAGTTTAAAATTGACGGAATTACCTGCGCGGGTTGTTCTAATGCTATTTACAATGCGCTTAAAGAAGTAGAAGGTGTTGTGGAACATTCGGTTGAATATCCCGGGGATATTGCCATTATTAAATTCGAAAACTCTAAAACAAATATCGAGACCTTAAAAAAGATTATAGAAAAGAAAGGCTATAAAGTTGAAAAGGTAATAGAGACTACCCAAAACGAGTCATAA
- the merA gene encoding mercury(II) reductase, whose protein sequence is MQKEITLPIQGMTCTGCATGIEKKVKQLEGVIALDVSYPKGEGKFIFDSSTTSQQDIIDNIEMSGQYKASNGQQVSDKNNFDLIIVGGGSAAFSAAIKAESLGLKTLMVNAGLNFGGTCVNVGCVPSKNLIRAAETAYHATHSNFQGIRPKGVDIDFSQVIKDKKDLVAALQQQKYMDVVKDFKNLAMLTGWAEFVDKGTIIVDGKDTYTATNILIATGATTYIPNIEGLNEVGYLTNVSLFDLEEKPQSLTIMGAGYIGLEIAMAYNRLGVKVRIIEFTDRPLRSQTKDITDVLEAQMKKEGIEILPNFRAFKFEKQGADTIIHCNCPDGTTTQIIEKGKIVVATGTKPNTSKLGLDKIKMNLSAVGHVLVNEKMETNISNIFAAGDVTQTPPFVYTAATEGSTAVSNAFSLSKTGIDYSSLPWVVFTDPQVAGAGMDEIVAEEAGLPFEVSKLDLSHVPRALAAQDTRGFIKLIRNTETDKLIGARVIAPEGGELIQQLSMAIKFGITVKDLAESFYPYLTLGEGIKLAAITFGKDVSKLSCCAS, encoded by the coding sequence ATGCAGAAAGAGATCACTTTGCCCATTCAGGGTATGACCTGTACCGGTTGTGCTACAGGCATCGAAAAAAAAGTAAAGCAATTAGAAGGAGTTATAGCATTAGATGTATCTTATCCTAAAGGCGAAGGAAAATTCATCTTTGATTCCAGCACCACATCTCAGCAAGATATTATTGATAACATAGAAATGTCTGGCCAATATAAAGCTAGTAACGGCCAACAGGTTTCAGATAAAAATAATTTTGACCTTATCATTGTTGGTGGAGGGTCAGCCGCATTTTCAGCAGCCATAAAAGCTGAAAGTTTAGGTCTTAAAACCCTTATGGTAAACGCGGGCTTGAATTTTGGCGGCACTTGTGTTAATGTAGGCTGTGTTCCTTCAAAAAACTTAATAAGAGCTGCCGAAACGGCATATCACGCAACCCATTCTAATTTTCAAGGGATCAGGCCTAAAGGTGTAGATATAGATTTTAGCCAGGTTATTAAAGATAAAAAAGACCTGGTAGCGGCCCTGCAGCAACAGAAATATATGGATGTGGTAAAAGATTTTAAGAACCTGGCCATGTTAACAGGATGGGCTGAGTTTGTGGATAAAGGTACCATTATTGTTGATGGGAAAGATACTTACACAGCCACAAACATTCTTATTGCGACCGGAGCTACCACCTACATCCCTAATATTGAAGGATTAAATGAGGTTGGCTATCTAACCAATGTATCCTTATTCGATTTAGAAGAAAAACCGCAAAGCCTGACCATTATGGGTGCGGGCTATATCGGGTTAGAAATTGCCATGGCATACAATAGATTGGGCGTAAAAGTGCGTATCATAGAATTCACCGACAGGCCTTTAAGAAGCCAGACCAAGGACATAACAGATGTGCTCGAAGCACAAATGAAGAAGGAAGGAATAGAAATCCTGCCTAATTTTCGAGCCTTTAAATTTGAAAAACAGGGAGCGGATACTATTATTCATTGTAACTGTCCCGACGGTACTACCACACAAATTATTGAAAAAGGCAAAATAGTGGTTGCCACAGGAACAAAACCTAATACTTCTAAACTAGGACTGGATAAGATCAAAATGAACCTTTCAGCGGTGGGACATGTTTTGGTGAACGAAAAGATGGAAACCAATATATCCAATATTTTTGCTGCCGGGGATGTTACCCAGACCCCTCCTTTTGTTTATACTGCAGCCACTGAAGGAAGTACTGCTGTAAGCAATGCGTTCTCACTTTCAAAAACCGGTATCGATTATTCTTCATTGCCTTGGGTAGTATTTACGGACCCTCAAGTTGCTGGGGCAGGTATGGACGAAATAGTAGCCGAAGAAGCCGGCCTTCCCTTCGAAGTGTCTAAATTAGACCTTAGCCATGTTCCCAGGGCTTTGGCCGCACAGGATACCAGAGGGTTTATTAAACTCATACGTAATACTGAAACCGATAAATTAATTGGCGCCAGAGTAATCGCACCCGAAGGAGGTGAATTGATACAACAATTAAGTATGGCCATAAAGTTTGGTATAACCGTAAAAGATTTGGCAGAAAGCTTTTATCCTTATTTAACCTTAGGAGAAGGGATAAAACTGGCAGCTATTACTTTTGGAAAGGATGTTTCTAAATTAAGCTGTTGTGCCAGCTAA
- a CDS encoding DUF2652 domain-containing protein: MPANSMGVSRCIQLKKGIMPGLLLIPDITGFTKYINEADLQYSQITIALLLEAILKNNKLGLQVSEIEGDAILFYSFKKDYTVDEIIEQCFLMHRAFHHQLKQIIETDCSCGACTLLGELSLKFILHYGELGSVMINDFCKLYGKEVIIAHRLLKNDLALKEYILATEDFFTQYGTNYIRNLQFEKTSQVIDEVGIINYRFLKFY, from the coding sequence GTGCCAGCTAATAGTATGGGAGTTTCACGATGTATTCAATTGAAGAAAGGGATCATGCCGGGATTATTGCTAATCCCGGATATTACTGGCTTTACTAAATATATTAACGAGGCAGATCTACAATACAGTCAGATTACTATCGCACTCTTGCTGGAGGCAATACTTAAAAACAACAAATTAGGGCTTCAGGTTTCAGAAATAGAAGGTGATGCCATACTGTTTTATAGTTTCAAAAAAGATTATACTGTAGATGAAATTATAGAACAATGTTTTTTAATGCATCGAGCGTTTCACCATCAATTAAAGCAAATAATTGAAACAGATTGTTCGTGTGGGGCATGTACGCTTTTAGGAGAGCTTAGTTTAAAGTTCATTCTCCATTATGGAGAATTGGGATCTGTTATGATCAATGATTTTTGCAAACTCTATGGTAAGGAAGTAATTATAGCCCATAGATTATTGAAAAATGATTTGGCACTCAAAGAGTATATCCTTGCTACGGAAGATTTCTTTACCCAGTACGGAACTAATTATATAAGAAATTTACAATTTGAAAAAACATCTCAGGTTATTGATGAAGTCGGGATTATAAATTATCGATTTCTAAAATTTTATTAA